ATCGATGGGGCATTGAATGAACAAGCGGTCAAGCACCAATCTTTCCAGGACAGGGTCAATCATCTTAACAATGATCTGGCTGACAGTAGCCGCAGTTTGCAAGAGCAGCTTGCATCCACTGATCTCCGGCTATCAAGTTACATAGACCAGCAAGCGGATCTGCCGGATCCATTGACCTCAATCTCTACTGTAATCGAGGAACAGAGAGAGCGTTTTGAGGAGACGGTCAACCAATTGAAAGGGGAGATAAGCGGTCTGCAATCGAAATTGCAGGTGCTCGATATGGATGAGCATGAGGCCGCAGAGAGATTGAACTCACTTGCCACCGATCTCGACCAGCAGGCCGGTAATCGAGAGCAATTGCAGGAATCGGTTACTGCCGCCAGGAGTGAAATCAACCGGAGAGTGGATGAAATCGAGGCGCGATTGGTCAATACAGAGCGCCTGTTCAAGGAACGAGAAGAGGCTGCACAGGATCAGTTGCACAGGTTGAACAGCGTTGCTGATGAGATGACCGAGCAGAGTAGGCATGGCGTGGATCTCAAGTTGACCACCGCTGCTTTGCAGGAAGACGCCAGCGGCCTGAAAGAGAGTGCCGGCAAACTCAGCGAACGCCTCGACACATTGGAGCAGACACTGCACCAAGGGGAACAGAAGCAGACACAAATTTCACAACAATTGTCCGTTGTTGAGCAAGATCAAAAGGAACTCCGTGAATTTAGCGACTTAGGGATCGATTCTCTGCAGGAGCGCGTGAAGACCGCATTGGCGCAACTGGCCGAACAATCAGGGCTGAATGAAGGGTTGTCGCAACGCCTGGATGATCTGGAATCATCCCTGCAAGCACAGTTTAAAGACATTGACTCCAGGCACCATCAATTACTGGAAACAGAGTCAGAAACCCGGGATCGGTTGCAACTCCAGGAACAAAACAGCCACACTCTCTCCGATGTGATCACGGATATTAAAACAGATCATCATCTACTGTTGGAACAGACTGAAAAACAGAAAACCTTTCTCGAGGCGATGACCTCCGAATACGGCAAACGCCAGGAGGAATCGGAGCAGATGGTTGAACGTCTGGGCCTGCTCGGTGCGCAGGTGGAGTCAGCCAGGTCGAGCGGGACATATCATAGCATTGCGATTGGCGGGCTTTTTGTATTACTCCTGCTTTCCATCCTGTTGGGTTACCAATATTTTACCGACAAGTTTGGCGGTTTCGAGCGTGACATCTCACTGAAGCTGATGGAAGCCAGTGAAAACTATATGACTCGGGACGAGATTGAAAAGCTGATGAGCGGTGGCGTTGCTCAGGAGGGAAGCGCCTATGATTCATTGGCGGTCGAAGAGCTGATGAACCAACAGGAGACCTTCGAGCAGCGATTGGATGAGTTTGAACAGCAAATCGCCGCATCGATAGGGTCAGTGGCGGGCGGGGCCGTGGATAGGGATCGAAGCCCGGTCGGACAGACAGAAGCGTTGGAGCCATCGACCTTAGATGTGAGGACGGAACAACGGCTGCAGCGAATGGAAGTGATGCTGGAGAGTCTGAGAAAAGAGTTTGGCTCCCGTATTGAACAACTTGATGCGCAGAACCGTGTTTATCTCAGCAGCCAGGATGAGATGGCCGCGATAATAAACCAGATGGCTACCACTCTGCAGGGGCTAAAGAGCGAGTATCAACAGTTGGAGCAACAACCGGTGTCACAAGATGGCTGGCAGGCGTTAAGAAGCCGTGGCGGCTATACCATTCAGCTGATCGGTGTTTCCAACCAAGAGTCAATTGCAGCTTTTGCCGACAAGCACGGCCTGAAGAGAGAATTAGCCTATATCGGTACCGAGCGAGAAGGGAGTGCATGGTACATCCTGCTGCACGGTACGTATGATACCTATACAGAAGCTGCAAACGCACTGGAGACCCTTCCAGAATCCTTGAAATCCCAGCAACCATGGATAAGAAAAATGCCGGACAAAGGAACGATCAATAGACTGTAAGGTTAGGTGTCTCTTGATTCAATCCACTGCGATTTCACCAAACAAGGGAAAACCGCTGTTTTTAATCCACTCTTTGGCTGACCGGCTCAGGATCATAACGGGCACTTCCAAATCGATCTGCTTGCAGTGTCTGGAGAATACCTTCATGGCCTCCTGTTGGGTATAGCGGGGACGGGTGTAAAAACTACCGGTCCGATCTGTTAAGAACCACTTGTCCAGATGCCGGGCAATTTGCAGGCGCGGCTCTTTGGTGGTTATCCGGGTATTACCGATCGTCAGGTCGAGGCCTT
This sequence is a window from Candidatus Thiodiazotropha sp. LNASS1. Protein-coding genes within it:
- a CDS encoding SPOR domain-containing protein, translated to MKKKNLKKKELAVRMKRLVDQFSDLNNRLNRVSHDKLNQGLKLDQLSEANTGMQLRLQEMQNQIGQLISQEEELSSLLDSLRLQASDRSTTEESRPEQQEIQRNIDYLNEQLASLHEQQQAFKQALERDSRSADSAANDTDDLRREIADLLSHIRRLEESGSELLISDSNHESQIQSLQNDIAELSHKQVLSQTEQGEPQQEVSRLLQESAQPLRHEIEHLRHQLTEKGGQQKELERRLLELANRIGETGARLESQQQDKARKNEVLEQRLSKLENLVKDFEPVSNADASQLLELERKLNQAEEDMTSLLADKNRELAARLDSIDGALNEQAVKHQSFQDRVNHLNNDLADSSRSLQEQLASTDLRLSSYIDQQADLPDPLTSISTVIEEQRERFEETVNQLKGEISGLQSKLQVLDMDEHEAAERLNSLATDLDQQAGNREQLQESVTAARSEINRRVDEIEARLVNTERLFKEREEAAQDQLHRLNSVADEMTEQSRHGVDLKLTTAALQEDASGLKESAGKLSERLDTLEQTLHQGEQKQTQISQQLSVVEQDQKELREFSDLGIDSLQERVKTALAQLAEQSGLNEGLSQRLDDLESSLQAQFKDIDSRHHQLLETESETRDRLQLQEQNSHTLSDVITDIKTDHHLLLEQTEKQKTFLEAMTSEYGKRQEESEQMVERLGLLGAQVESARSSGTYHSIAIGGLFVLLLLSILLGYQYFTDKFGGFERDISLKLMEASENYMTRDEIEKLMSGGVAQEGSAYDSLAVEELMNQQETFEQRLDEFEQQIAASIGSVAGGAVDRDRSPVGQTEALEPSTLDVRTEQRLQRMEVMLESLRKEFGSRIEQLDAQNRVYLSSQDEMAAIINQMATTLQGLKSEYQQLEQQPVSQDGWQALRSRGGYTIQLIGVSNQESIAAFADKHGLKRELAYIGTEREGSAWYILLHGTYDTYTEAANALETLPESLKSQQPWIRKMPDKGTINRL